CGCTGAGCTTCTCCCCGTGGCTGTCGTGCGTGAATTTGTTAAATAGGGCTGAGTCGACCACCTCGAAGAGGGCGCTGCCGAGGTTGTGGCTTTGTCGGTGCGGGGGGTGCTGCTTATAGCTCTGCTGATAGCTCTGCGGGTGGCGCTGCTGACCGCTCCGCGTGAGGCTCTTCATCTGCACCGAGTGCACTATCTCGTCTATGTCGGCGCAGTTGAACAGGGTCGTCAGCAGGGACAGCGCCAGCGTGTCGACGGGGCAGTCTGCATAGCGGTCCTCCGAGTAGCGGCCATCCGGGTAGCGATCCTCCGAGTAGCGGTCCTCCTTATAGCGGTCCTCCCCATATCGACCCTCCTTATAGCGGTCCTCCCCATAGCTGCCCTCCTGATCGCCGCCCCCGCCCCTGCTGAGCGACTTCAAGAGGTGCTCGTACTTGTCCGCGGCCCCGGGGTGCAGCGCGTTGAAGCGGCCGCCGAATTTGTGCCTCATCGGGGAGGAGAGCGGCGGCGTCGGGGAGAGCCTCACCGCCGTGCTTGGCACCGCTCCCATGGTTGGCGCCGCCGCTGCATACTTGGCGAGGTAAAACTCGAAGAGCCTCCGGCGCGTGAACAGGTTGGGCAGGTGGAAGTGAATGACCTTGTCGAATCGCTTCGAGCGCACCAAGGCAGGGTCGAGCATCTTGTAGCGGTTGGTGGCCCcgatgaagaggatgaaCTTGCCCGCCCGGTGCCTCCTCAGGTTGAAGAGCTCCTCCACCTCCTGCAGCGTCAAGTCGTTGCTCAGGTAGTACTGCATCACTTCGTAGCCGTTGGGGTGGCGGCGTCCCTCTGGGTGGGGGCCCCCCTCGCTGCGCTCGTCTGCGGGCTGCGCACCTGGAGAGAGGAGCTCCATGAAGGCCCTCCTGACACCGGAAAGGAAGCCCCCCCCCCTATGGCGGCCGCGCGATCCCATGAGGAGCTGCTCCCGGTTATACTCATGCAGAGAGTCCATTTCTATAAGCAGCTGATTTAACGTCTGCGTGTACTCGTGGTTGGcgttgttcccccccccctcgtgGTTCATGCATCTGCTTAATCCAATGCTGTCGATCTCGtcgatgaagaggaggaccgATTTGGAAGTGCGTTTGGCTCTCTTAAAGTGGCTCCTGAGTTTGGAGGCCCCGTTGCCGATGTATAGCTCTATGAAGGTGGATCCCGAGAGGTGAATGAATTCTACGTCCAGCTCCTTGGCAATCGCTTTGGCTAGTAGGCTCTTCCCCGTGCCAGTCTCTCCCGTAAACAGAATGGTGTTGTAGCCAGACAGGTGGGAACTCTCCGGGAACATTTtcgaaaataaaagaaaaaataaaattccctTTATGTCCTTCTTCGTACTATCATTTAGGATAACATCACTGAGGGAGTTACACCTATTTCTGCTGTGGAGGGACCAATCTGGGCTGGAAAAAGGAGATGAAAGGGACAAATTGCGCTCATAGAGATAGAAGAACGTAGCCAAGGAGAGACCATACGTTACAATGTCTAGGagattctttttaataaattctgCGAAGGacatcttcatcattttgtcATCCAATTTGATCTCAACATTTTCgtagaatttattttttaataaaaacttcATAATGTAATCGTTATAAAATATGGTATACACATTGTTGGTCTCTTCTTGGGTGGATGGAGACGGGAGAGTCGCCACCCTATTTgagttaaatatatttatatttgccccccccttggggagaGTCGCCTTGCTTAGGAGGTACGTGAAGGTGTTATTGGAGGGGTTAAACAGAATCGTCCGAACGTTGTTCTTCTGTATGTTATGAAAGAAGTGATTGTAATCCTTTGAAATTGCTGCGTCTCCGGGAACCCCTGGGGTGGGGAAGATGCTCGTGAAGTACTTCGTTACGTTGAGGTAATAGCTGTTGATGCAGGCAGCTACCCTCCCCTTCATTCTGTAGCAGAGGTAGCCGCACGACAGAACGCTCAGAGGGATCAGCCAATATGCCTTGTTGTTCCGCAGCGCTTCCAGCAGCAGGTAGATGTAGTTCCTTCCGAAGTTGTCGCAGCCATCCTCCAGCAGCTCCTCCGTTTGAGTCTTCTCCGTTTGAGTCTTCTCCGTTTGAGTCTTCTCCGTTTGAGTCTTCTCCGTTTGAGTCTTCTCCGTTTGAGTCTTCTCCGTTTGAGTCTTCTCCGTTTGCGCCTTCTCCGTTTGCGCCTTCTCCGTTTGCGCCTTCTCCGTTTGCGCCTTCTCCGTTTGCGCTTTCTCCGTTTGCGCTTTCTCTGGGGGGGCTCCTCCAGGGGGGTCATCTCCCGGTTGTGCCCCAGCTTTTTCTGGCTCTCCCCCGTCCGGTTTGCCCTCATTTGGGTCTTCCCCTTTACACTCATTTgggtcttcccctttgcactCAATTGGTTCCTCCTCTTTATACTCATTTGGGTCCTCCCCTTTACACACACGTGAGTCCCCTCCTTTATACTCATTTGGGCCCCCCTCACCCGCACTCCGTTCCTCATGCTCCCCCCTCCGCTGCAAAACGATCGTGTAGAACATCTTCTTCATGGCCAGCACGAAGAGGTAGCAGAAGAGGTACTCGCAGGCCTCCACATCTGCCAAGTGCTTTTGCGTTTGGAGAGCCTTCCTCAGGTGGAGGTAGATCTCCCTCTCCCTCGGGGGGAAGATGGCGTTGAGCATTTGGTCGTAGTGGGTCACCTTGCCCTTGGCGCCTTCAGGGGACTCCCCGTCGTTCGTGCTGGCGCTGCAGCTGCTGCTGCGGCTGCTCTGTCCGTGGCTGCCCCTCCCGTTGCCGCTTCTTTCATGGCTGCTCCGTCCGTTACCACTTCTTTCGTGGCTTCCACTCTCCCTCTTGCCCGCGAGCAGGCCCTCCGGCCGAATCAGCTCCGCTCGGGAGCTGCTCGCCCTGCGCACCTTCCCCTCGCCCCTCTCATGGTCACTCAGCGACTGCCCCTGCGACTGCGACTGCGAGTTCTTGTACAAGTAGCTCAGGTTGATGAGGTAGTCGCTCATCACCTGCTCGATGTTCGTTCTCCGCTCGCCGCGCCCCTTCATCTTGGCGGGGCGGtcaagcggttaagcggttgaGGAGCCACCCCTACGTTACTGCTACTTGACTGATCAGCGCTGTCTCCCCCGTTCACGCCGCTCCAACTTGGCCCCCTAATTTTTCTTCGTTCAACTCGGGGGGAGAGCTGAGCCTCTGCTCGGCACGCTGcgcctgcgcgggggggggggggggtacaCAGCTTGACAAACAAGGGGATGCTCAACTGGCCACACGATGGGGTGCCCAACTTGACACCCACCTACGTGTCTGCAGCCGATTGCGCCCTTCCCCCTGCGCGCAGCTGGGTATGCCGCACCAAGAAGGGGCGAAAAACTAGGCAAAAACTAGGCGAAgagttacacaaaaaaatggaaaaccaaaaaaaaggaaaaccaaaaaaaggaaaacaaaaaagggagaagcaaacagGGGAGAAGTGACGGAGTTCACAAAGGAGCCACTCCGCGCGGGGCTCTCTTCTTCcccgaaaaataaaaaaacagtcCCCGCCGTCTCCACCGTCGCCGCCGCCGGGGAGCGTCGCCTCGAGCTCTACACCCAGCGTCGTTCTAGCCGAGTGGCCTCGCGGAAACCATTCTTGTGACTAACAAAGCGTTGcttctttggaaaaaaaaaaataaaaaaataaaaaaataaaaataaaaataaaaataaaaataaaaaacacaaatCTGCTAAATTACACAActgttaaaaaggggaacaaaaactCGCGCAAagttggaagaaaaaaaaaaaaaaaaaaaaaaaaaaaaaaacttaccAAGGGGATATAACAAAGCAGGTTGAGCAATACActgtggagaaaaaaaaaaagccataAAACAGTTGCCGAGTGAACCACTCgcgtaacaaaaaaaaaataacaataaatgggtaaaaaaaatagttggGGGAAGGGGGCTGCAAACGAGGACCTCCCCCCCGGAAGGAAACGCAGAAGTGGGGCCCCAACTGTAGGCACGCGAACGTCAACACAACGTTGGCACTGACGTTCACGAGCGCGGGTATGTGCACCGCCGCAGCGATCGCGACCGCGTTGGCCGGGCCACTTGGCGAATACGAACGGGTGTGCCCATACCcaatggggggggagcaaaggTTGCTCTACGCGCAGATAGGCTCAGGCAAATAGGCACAGGCAAATGGGCGTCACTTACAAGTACACGTAAGGGCTTATGCATACGACGCACACATTTCTGCGTACCACATGGGGACACCCCGTGGTGCACGTGCTGTCAgtagggggaggggaacagattatctcccccccccgcgcggacTCCACTGCCACCGTTGCAGCGGTGAATGTAGTATGCGAGGGGTACCTAGGGCCCACCTTTTTATTAATgctccccccacacacatgtgaggattttttttttttttttttgcaccaaaaagggaacagcTGCTACTGCGGATGCACACACAAGGGTGTTATTCATCGTGCAACCCGCGACAGCGCAGTGGTTACAACTGAATGGCGCAtttgtgtttcccctttttgttttctttcttttcaccCCATTTGATTCTCGCTtgagggagaaaagaaaaaaaaaaaaacatcttaACTGTACAgccaaataattttttttttttttttttttttttcagtgtgCAGTCAAACCTACATGGCTTCTACACCTTTTAAGGCACAGAGGggttttcctttcttttttttttttttttcttttttttttttttcgcttcgttCATGCACATTTGCGGGGTGGTtccttcccccgtttggtgtTACTCCGCTTCGACTCCACTTCCATTCCGCTTCTATTCCGCTTCCATTCCGCTTCTATTCCGCTTCCATTCCGCTTCTGTTCCGCCGCCACCCCCTCCATCATATGAAGTAGGAACTGTCCGTGCTGACGTTCTCCACGGAGGCGTCCGCATCCGCGTCCGGGTCCTCCGACATGGAGAGAGTCACCTTGGACTCCTCATCCTGCGAGAGGAGCTCCATCAAGTTCTTCTGACTCATGTTTCGGGTGACTCTCTTGGAGGCggggtcctcctcttcgcctGCACCTTCTTGCGATTTGGCCTTGCCGCTCACTTTGGCGTCTTGCTTCTGGCCAGGCTGCGTCTCCCTCGGCGTCTCCCTTGGCGTCTCCCTCGGCGCCTGCTGCTGAGCGTCCTCCCGGGTGGCTCCATCCTCCCGCGTGGTTCCATCCTCCCGCTTGGCCCCGTCTTCCAGCTTCGCTGCACCTTCCCGCTTCGCTCCGCCGTCCCGCTTCCCTTCGCCCTCATCGGACCTCTTCCTGGCCTCCCCCGCGCCCTTCTCCCTTCTTCGCGCGCGCTGGTATTCCATGATCTCCATCAGTTTGTGCTGGTACTCCAGTTTGCTCGTTTTGTCGGCGCGCTTGGGCGGggcgtcctcctcctccgcttcatCATCTTCGTCATCCTCTTCTTCGGCTTCGTCgccctcctcttcttcctcctcttcctcttcttcctcctcttcctcctcctcttcctcttcctcttcctcttcctcctcttcctcttcctcttcttcctcctcctcgtcctccCCCTCGTAGTCCGCCTCCTCGTCCTGCTCCACCGGGCCGTCCGCCGCTGCACCCGGCCTGCACGTccgctcccccttctgcgcTTTTTGCGCCTTCTGCTTTATGAGATCGTCCCTAAACTCAATCTTGCAGCTCATCGCAAAGGTGACGAACAGGTCGGAGAGCTTCTTCAAAACGGGGAAGTTATTCATATCGTTTCGCTTATAATCCGTGGCGGCCTTGACCGCCTTGGCTAGAATTTCATCCGGGACGCTCTCCACATTTTGGTGGTGCGCCCAAGTGTTCACATCCTCTTCCTCAAAATCTTCCAGTTGCTCCGAGAAGTTTTCTACCTCTTTCTCGGTGCTGTTTCTGATAGTGCACCTAGTGCATTCAATGTTATCATGGGTCTCACAAAGGGtattcattttgtaattaaaaagtttttttacattttcatccGACAGTTGATCTTTGGAGAAATTTGTATTCGTCACAATCATGGAGGAGAGCCCATCTTTGCTAATCTGTCTTTGGTATACCTTCTCATCAATGGTGCCTGTGCAGAAGAGCCTATAGATGTAGCAGATTTTCTTCTGCCCTTCTCTCCACACCCTGGCAAGAGCCTGCTTATCATTGGCGGGGTTCCAGTCGGGGTCCAGCAGGATGAGGCGGTTGGAGCTGATCAGGTTGATGCCGCACCCTCCAGATTTGGACGAAAgaaggaatataaaaatgtcaGAAGAATGTGTGAAGTCGCTAATGACTTTGTGCCTTTTCTTGATGCTGATGCCTCCATCTAGGCGAACGAATTTATAGAAATTTTCTTTGCACAGAATTTCCATATAATCTAGTGTCTGTGTGTAGTTGCTTACGATGACTACCTTGTCGGTGGTGTTCTGCTTAATGGTTTTCAGGAGGAAGTGGAGCAGCTGGAATTTGCACGACATGTTGTAGTAGCATCTGTGCGTGTCTCGCCTGCACTCCTCCAGGAGCTTCTTCACCGGCTTGTCGTAGTCCATTTCGACGGCTCTTCGGCGGTCGCGGTCGCGCTCTCGGTCGCGGTCTCGATCGCGGTCCCCCTGTGGGTGTCCTTCCAGGGGTGGCTTCTCCGTCCTCTCCGCCTTCTCCTGCTTCgcctgccgcttcccctgaTGCTGCTTCGCCGCGTCCTCAATGAGTTTAGCGAGCGACACGTGGCCGACGTCCTTCATATCGTTGGGGTTGAGGAGCAGCGGGTGGTTGCAGATTTTCTCCAGCTTCTTAATATTGATGAGCACGTTCACCTTATTGGTGCTCTGCTCATTCTTCAGAATCCGCTTGTCCTTCAGGAATAAGACGTATAAGGCCTCCTGGATGGGGTTCAGCTTAATAAAGATGTTAATAAGGTATTTCACGGGGAGGACCTTGGAGAGCAGATTGTTGGTCCGCCTGAGGATAAACTTATTAGTAATCGTTGACAGTTCGGCTAGTCGCTCCGATGCCACTTCTTGCTCTTTCTCCGTGGCGTCCTTGTCTCTCCCAATCAAAATAGGGTTGGCATATTTCTTCCTAAACGAGTTCGTATCATCAAAGAGATCTGGGTTGCACAAAGAGATGAGCGCGAAAAATTCACTTAAATCGTTTTGAATTGGAGTACCCGAGAGGAGGAGTCTCTTCCGAGCAGCCAACTTATAAATGCTCATATACGTCTTCGTCTTATCATTCTTCAATCGGTGTGCCTCATCACAGATGATCATATCAATCGACGATTTGTCCAACGAGTCGTTATTTATGCGGAAGCATTCATAGGAGCATATGATGACTGTAGATTTCTGGTCGTATTTGAACCCCTCCAATTTGCTCAcaattttctccttcgcaTTATCATTAACGCAGGTGACGTTGCATCTGCCAGGGAGCCACTTATTAATTTCGTCATTCCAGTTGTTGATCAAACTAGCTGGGCATAGAATGAGGCACCTCCTAACGGCTGGCTTCTTATCTATCCCCTGCTTCAGTAGGGTGTATAAGACAGAAATGCTTTGGAGCGTTTTCCCCAACCCCATGTCATCTGCCAAGATGCACCCGCTTATCCTATCGTCCCTTAGATTCATTAAGCATTCGAAGACGAAGGTGACTCCCTCTCGTTGGTGTTCCCTAAGAAATTGAGCCAATATGGGATCCACCTCCACTTTGCTATTTTCACTTTCATACAGGATGAGCGGCACAAACTCGTTTTTTATCTCATCTGCTTTGTTCTGCTCACTCGCTTCCGCTTCGTCCGACCGCCTCGGAATGGAGTTCTTCATCAGGTTCAGCCACCCCGTTCGCCTGACCTTTGCGCCTAGGGTCTTCTGCACATAGAGGCGCCTGTCGCTGACGAACCCCGGGAGGGGACTCTTGAAGGGGTGGAACAGCGTcgtcttttcatttttgtcgATGCTCAGGATGGGCAGCAGCGTCGCCCGCACCAGCGTGATGCACGCCCGGTCGGGGCTGTCCTCCCGGCTGCGTTTCGCCCTCCCGGGGCACTTCCTCATcggggggttagcggcggaaAAGCGGCCGTAACGCGGCAGGGAAGCGGCACACTGGTACCCCTTTGCGCGTACCCCTCACCGTGCGCAGAAAGATTGGCGGCCGCGTGAACGGGGGAAACTCCCCTGCTGCGGAGGATCGTTCAGCAGGTTGGCGTGGCCTGATTAGCGGCCTGATTAGCGGCCTGATTAGCGGCCTACTGTGTGGCCTACTGCGCTGCCTACTGCGCTGCCTACTGCGCCTCCTACCGTGTGGCTCGCCTTTTCCACGTGCGAGCCGGCCAATCGGCAAACCTTTGCAGATCTCCCGGCGCGGAAAAACAATCTCCGTTGGCCGCTTCTCACTCGAGCGGTAAGTCACCAGGACGCTGCGGAAAATTCCCCTTTAGCTGTACACTCTTCGCGTAGGTGCAACACGAGCATGTGTTTCCTTCGcgtgaaaaaatgatttgTCGCGTTTTGGGTGACTCCACCGTGGGGGGGAGTTGGTCTACCACGCGGTGCAGGCGGCCGTTTGCCAACGCAGCCTGGCCATTtgctcagaaaaaaaaaaaaaaaaaaaacaagcaaagTGGAGGTGAGCGGGGGAAGCGAGGGTTAACGAGGGGGAACCACCGGGGAATACGCACAGGGGAGAGGCggcccccaaaaaaaaaaaaaaaaagcaagcaaaaaggaaaaagcaaaaaggaaaaagcaaaaaggaaaaagcaaaaagcaAACGAAACAGCTGCATACGTTTTGTGCTCCCTTCAAATGGGTgacttttttcccccccgcagtggttcctccaaaatgagaaaaaaaaaaaaaaaaaaaatcccaacgGGTCATACTTACGAAGGAGGTGAACCACCTGTGCAGCCCCTTTTCCTCTCATTCGCTTTACCACCTGGGGAGGCCCCCCCGTGGATTGCTTCATCGGCGAAACGAGTTAAACGAAGTGGGGTCAGACCGGGGGGGCAACACCGGTTGGGAGTTCCCCGGAGAGAGTTACCCCCCGTGTGCTTCTGTTTCTGTTTGCGCTCGTGTGTGTCGTTTCAGCCGTAGTACAGCTGCATCACGTGGATGGTGCCGTCCACATCCCCGCAAACCACCTTATTGTCTACGTTTTGGAAGTCCCGGTCGAAGGAAGAAGGACCGTGTGTCTTCTTCCCATACCGTTTGTACTTTTCCAGCACGGCGTTatacttctccttctccacgTAGAAGCTCTCCTTCACCATGTGCTTGTTGACGGTTACGTAGTAGGTAGGTCTCCCTATGGGTACCTTGCAGAAGGTTTGTTTGTAGATGTCAAGATTTTGCTCATACAGAACGTTTCTGTAGAATGTGCAGTTGTTAATGAGGTTGCTCTTAACAATGTCGTAGATGTGCAGATCGTTGTGGTGCGTGCAGGAGAGGATGAACTTGTTTCGGCTGTCCAGTTTGATGTTCCTGCGGTGGGAGTTGTTCGAGTCGCCTCTGTACAGCCCGAGGAGGcttcctgcggggggggggggcggtacAGGCACTGAAGTATTGGCGCACTCGCGGGTGTTTGCGGCGCACTCCCAAGTGCGCGTTTGCCGCGGCCCCCCTCCTTACCGCTGTTCTTCTCCACCAACCTGACGCTGTTGTCAACGCCGTTCACGCAGAAGTAGTTCCGGTCGCTCGTCACGTCGATGCTGAGGACGGAGGACTTCATGTCGTAGCTGAGCAGCTTCCCCATCCGCAGGTCGTAGACCCGCACCCAGTTGTCGATGCTGCCCGTGTAGATTTCGTGTTCGTCCAGAAAGATGCTGCGGGGGGGTTAGCAGAGGTGGGCTCATGAGAGGTGGGCTCATGAGAGGTGGGCTCATGAGAGGTGGGCTCATGAGAGGTTGGCTCATGAGAGGTTGGCTCATGAGAGGTTGGCTTAGCAGGGGTAACCTTAGCAGGGGTAACCTTAGCAGGGGTAACCTTAGCAGGGGTAACCTTAGCAGGGGTAACCTTAGCAGGGGTAGCCCTAGCAGAGGTAGCCCTAGCAGAGGTAGGCTGGTACACTCACACGTGGCTGCTCAACCCCGGGGGCTCGCAACCACTTCGCTCTTTTTACTCTGAGATGGAGTCCCTCGCGTCACTGAAGGCCTGCAACGGggtgttcttcttcttgtagTCCCTCTCCCTAAAGTCGTACGCATTGACCGAGTTGCCTCGGCTGCAGAAGAGCAGCTTCTCGTTCAGGCTCAGCCTGATTGCGTTAACCTTGTCTGGGGGGGGGCGAAGTTAGGAGGTGAGAGGCGAAACGGAGTTAGCGGTGCCAGGCGAAACGGAGTTAGCAGTGCCAGGCGAAACAGAGTTAGCGGTGCCAGGCGAAACAGAGTTAGCGGTGCCAGGCGAAACGGAGTTAGCGGTGCCAGGCGAAACGGAGTTAGCAGTGCCAGGCGAAACAGAGTTAGCGGTGCTTCTCCGCCTGGGCTCACTGCATAGTAACCATTCACGTGGAGCCTATTTAAAACCTTGTTCGAGAGGGTGTCCCAAAGGTAAACGTGGGCGTCATTTCCTGCCATGTgaacgggggagaagccagtAATATGGGTGGTCAGCAGGGAGGATGATCGCAACAGGTGGTCCGTCGGGAAGCCGCACTTTGTTGGGGCACCCGTATGGAGACCCACCTGCTGAGAAAAATTTCGTATTGTCCCTGAACAGGGCGATATCgtttattccctttttgtgaacatctgcagggggggggggggaagcgaggTGTACCATTTGGGAGACcatcaaatggggaagcgTCACTGGGGACGCCCTTACAAAAGGAGTAGTGACCCACTGAGCAATACCTTTGTAGGTGTTTATGTGCAGCTGCTTGTTCACATTCCAGAGACAAACGGTGTTGTCCAAACTGGAGCTGACGATGTGGTTCTCATCGTTGCTAAATATAATCTTCGTCACGCACGCTGTGTGTGGAGGGGCGttaaggggggaaaaagtcACACGTTTCGGAAGAGCAGCGTGGGTAGGCGGGCAAGCCATCAGGCGAAAACGTGAGCAAGTGAACAACTGAGCAAGCTTTGTGTGCGCCATATCATGTGCACGTTTGGAGCGGCCGACCGCTCAGCGTGAACAGCTCTCATAATGTAACCTCTGTGGCCCGACAGCTTTCCAACCGTCTTTACTGTGAGATCAATGTCCATAGTCGGGGGGTATTAGGAGTCAACTTCCTCACTCGAGTGACATGGTGAAAGGgatgggggaggagaaaagtTCGCTCGCCGCGCAACGGTGAAGTGTACGTGCACAGGTTGTCGTTCTGCCTGACcgacgcgtttttttttatgaacaaaaaaaaaaaaaaaaaaaaaaaaaaatcaaaatggctagctggagGGGGCCAAGAGAGTGTGCCGCTCGGAAGAGCTGCGAAGGGGCACCACGCGCATCTACATGTTTGCCAAACTGCATAGTTGCGTATCAGCAAAATTGGTGAGCTGCCAATCTGCTTCCACGCGTGGACGTTAGCTATTGCGCACTTTTGAGGGGCGCCGCCACAAGCGTAGTTATTTTTCCCGCGCAGTGGCATCTTGCCGGGAAAGATACATACCACGCTGTGcgggagaagcggaaaaaaaaaaaaaaaaaaaaatacattcaaGCTTTCCCGCTTTTTCAAGCGTCTCCCTTTATAACCCCATTTGGGAACCCCCTCTTCTGCTGCGTTGCTGCGTAGCTGCGGATGGGGGGAAACCCACAACGCTTCTAACGCTTCTAAACACCTCCACGTCGAATGCTTTCCCAACTGGTGAGGAGAAATCCGTTCCTCACTTGCAGGTATGCCTGTGCACCACAGTTGCAGGCAACgcagtaggaaaaaaaaaaaaaaaagtgtagtGGCCCCGTCGCATAAGCACAGAGCGGTTTTAAGAACATTCTGTGGTGTAGGCTAAATTGGCAGGGAATGACCCATTaggggaggaggaaagggAAAGTCAAAAAATGGGTGTTGTCTGTCTGGTTTGTTCCCCGGTTGGTACTGACCTATTTTGCGAGGGTTTACCCCCCCCACTCCCTGTGAAGAATTACACACAGGAGggttatatacatatgcagcCTTCTCCGCGTAAGTGAAAGGCAtgtccatttttgcttcaccCGATTTACTATGTGTGAAGAGAAACCTggttgtttttccttatgAGGGGGTCAACTTTTGGTCGGTCTTACACACCCTTGGATAGCTTCCCCTTCTGGGGCGTTACGGTCAAGCGGTACGCACACCTCTCACAACAGGTGCAACTCGCACgagaggggggaagtgacACTTTCAGTTTGGGGAAGACGGCACACAGTTGGCGCTACACGCGGTGTGCTGTTCTGCACGcacatacatgtgcacacaggGGGCAAGCGCTGGAATTCTCGCGAGGGTCCTCTCCCGCCTAACCCGAAGACGCAttcttcgcaaaaaaaattgcaactaTTCTGTTCAGATTGGCGACAAGAGGGGGAGTTATTTTGCCTGTATGGACGTGTCATTTGCACTATCACTTTAGGTTACCACTTTTTGTTAACACTTTTCATTaccgctttatttttttttttttttttttttttttttttgactgaTCGTGCGGTGCTTCACTTGGACACTTTTGTGGCAACTTTTTGGACACCCCTAGGGGAGGAGTGATACGCGCATGTTTCCACTTGGTGGGGAGTGGccataatatttttcgtcGCCCGTTTGTGCGTGCAAACGTTTGTATGTCTCTGAGCAGTTGAGTTTGCCTTCCCCCGGCAGACCAAACGCAGAAATACGGCCAAGCGCGCTGCGCACGGACTGGGACTCACCTATGCCTGCCATggcaatgaaaaaaagacggcaaaaaggataaaaaaaaattcccctcCGTCGCCCATTTGAAGTGAAAGCtgttttgcgtttttttctttgcggTGAGACAGCGTGTAACTGTTCGTCCACGTGattgcccctttttgcatccccgttgatcattttttttttttttttttttttttttccccccctatgAGTGTAGTTCGCTCATTTGGGGGAATGCCAAAGGATCCAAGTTAGCCGCGTATTTTCACCTGACCGTAAGTTCCCCCTCGAGGGTGCTCATGAACTCATTTCTGAGTGTGAAACAGCCTCAACTTCTGCAATTTTGACGCACCATATAAAGACGCTTCGTTTGTAGCGGTTTCCCTGTGTGATCATCCGGCGAAGCGTTTGCCAGATTGGAGTTCACCcgaacgggaaaaaaaaaaaaaaaggtacagcGGCGATAGGCACGTCGCACACACTAGGAGACCCTGTTTTGGAGAAGCTGCCACACACATCACTACACGAAGAGCGGTAGTGAGTCCGAACCATCGCTGTTACCACTGCAGCTGTCGCCACTGCGGGAGGAGACTCTTTCACCAGCCGCGCCAGAAAAATGTTCGAAATGAAGGAGCCCTCCAGCAGCAACAAGAGGGACACGGAGTCTCAGAAGAAGTCGGACGACAACGAGTCTTGCTACAAGAGCCGGGAGAGCGTGCACAATTTtggaaaggggggaaaggggaGTAGGTACTGCTCTGGAGAAAGGGGCAGCGCGGGGCACTTTAAGTTGGACGACGAGTTTGAGGAGGACGAAGAGGATGGCCATgccagggggagaagcaatggcagcagcaggggga
This genomic window from Plasmodium vivax chromosome 1, whole genome shotgun sequence contains:
- a CDS encoding mitogen-activated protein kinase organizer 1, putative (encoded by transcript PVX_093580A), yielding MDIDLTVKTVGKLSGHRACVTKIIFSNDENHIVSSSLDNTVCLWNVNKQLHINTYKDVHKKGINDIALFRDNTKFFSAGNDAHVYLWDTLSNKVLNRLHVNDKVNAIRLSLNEKLLFCSRGNSVNAYDFRERDYKKKNTPLQAFSDARDSISDIFLDEHEIYTGSIDNWVRVYDLRMGKLLSYDMKSSVLSIDVTSDRNYFCVNGVDNSVRLVEKNSGSLLGLYRGDSNNSHRRNIKLDSRNKFILSCTHHNDLHIYDIVKSNLINNCTFYRNVLYEQNLDIYKQTFCKVPIGRPTYYVTVNKHMVKESFYVEKEKYNAVLEKYKRYGKKTHGPSSFDRDFQNVDNKVVCGDVDGTIHVMQLYYG